The Lysobacter gummosus sequence GTCGAGGCTTACGGGCTGTGAACGGCTGAATCGGAACGGCCGCGATCTTGCGCATCGCGGCCGTCTTCATCGCGCGTCCATGAGGCATGCGGCGCCGCGCCGCCGCGGACATCGCTGCGGCTTTTCGACAAGTTCAGACAATGGCAAACCCGCATAAGCGGCGGGGGCAACTTGCGCCGGCCCGTGTCGGCGGCTAGCGTGTCGGCGGTCCGCGCTGCATGCGCGCCGCCTTCGAGCCGATCGTCATGACCTCTCGCCGCCGTTTCCTGCAAAGCTCGCTGTTGGCCGCGGGCGCCGCCGCCTTGCCCGCGTTGGGCGCGGAAAAAAACACCGCCGTCTCGACCGCCCGGCCCGCCGCCGCGAGCGGCGCGCGCGTGGTGTCGACCTGGGATTTCGGCGTCGGCGCCAATCAGGCGGCGTGGCCGGTATTGGCCGATGGCGGTTCGGCGCTCGATGCGGTCGAAGCCGGCGCGCGCTGGGCTGAGGCCGATCTGTGCAACAACACGGTCGGGCGTTGCGGCAATCCCGATCGCGACGGCGTGCTGACCCTGGACGCCAGCATCATGGACGGCGACGGCCGCTGCGGCGCGGTCGCCGCGCTGGAAGACATCGCCCATCCGGTCACGGTCGCGCGCCGGGTCATGGAACGCACGCCGCATGTGCTGCTGGTCGGCGCGGGCGCGCAGCAGTTCGCGATCGAACAAGGCTTTCCCAAACAGCCGCTGTTGACCGACAAGGCGCGCGCGGCCTGGAACGAATGGCGCAAGACTTCGAAGTACCAGCCGCAGATCAACGCCGAGCGGCTCGATCAGGCCAAGCCCGGGGACAAAACCAATCACGACACCCTCGGCATCCTCGCCATCGACCGCAGCGGCAAGCTCGCCGGCGCCTGCACCACCAGCGGCATGGCCTGGAAGCTGCATGGCCGCGTCGGCGACAGCCCGATCGTCGGCGCCGGTCTGTACGTGGACAACGAAGTCGGCGCCGCCACCGCCTCGGGCGTGGGCGAGGAAATGCTGCGCAATGCGGCCAGTTTCCTCGTGGTCGAGCTGATGCGTCAGGGCCGCGGCCCGGACGAAGCCTGCCGCGAGGCCATCGACCGCCTGGTGCGCAAGCGCCCGCAGGCCAGCAAGACTTTGCAGGTGTGCTTCCTGGCGATCAACAAGCACGGCGAAGTCGGCGCGCATGCGCTGCATCGCGGTTTCGTCTACGCGGTGTGCGATGCGAACAAGCGCGACGCGCTGCTGGATTCGCCGTCGGTCTACACCACGCAACAGACCTGAGTCCGGCGATGACGCGAAAACTGCTGGAAATCTCCGCCAATTCGTTGGCCTCGGCGCTGGCCGCGCAGGCCGGCGGCGCCGACCGGGTGGAGCTGTGCGAGAACCTGCGCGAGGGCGGCACCACGCCGTCGTACGGCACCCTCGCGGTCGCGCGCGATCGCCTGCGCATTCCCTTGTATGTGCTGATCCGCCCGCGCGGCGGCGATTTTCTTTACGACGAAAACGATCTGGCGGTGATGCGCGCCGACGTCGAAACCTGCGTGCGCCTGGGCTGCGACGGCGTGGTGATCGGTGCGCTGGACGCCGACGGCGCGGTCGATGCCGGCGTATGCGCTGAGCTGATCGCGGCGGCGGGCTCGCTCGGCGTCACCTTTCATCGTGCCTTCGACGCCGCGCGCGATCGCGCCGCGGCGTTGGAAGCCGTCATCGCCCTGGGTTGCGAACGCATCCTGACCTCCGGCGGCGCAGTCGATGCCGAGCAGGGCGCCGACCACATCGCCGCGCTGGTGGCGCAGGCGGCTGGACGCATCGCGCTGATGGCCGGCGCCGGCGTCACCGCGCACAACATCGCCGCGCTGGCGCAACGCGCGCAGGTCGGCGAGTTGCATGCTTCGGCCAAAGCGCCGCGCGTGTCGGCGATGCGTTATCGCAACGATGGCCTGGCCGGGTTGTCGCCGGATTGGGTGCAAAGCGACGCGGACATCGTCCGCGCGTTGGCGCAAGCGCTCCGCGCCTAGCGGCCGACATCCGCACGCCAACGCAGTTCGCGGTTTCCGCTCCGATTAGCGCGGCGTAAGAGCTGCCGCGCGCGACCATCGGCGTGAATGCGATCACGCTTGCGTACTGTGACGAATGACTTGCCAGCGTCGCACTGAATTCATTCGCGCCGAGATGCGCGGAAACGAACGTGTCCGTGGCGATCCGATGCGCGATGAATGCTGCGTATTCGATGCGCATAAACCACGATCGCGTCGAACGCTTCGCGCTACCGCTGTGCGATCAGACCTGGATCACGCGGATAATCGGCATGCGCCTGCGTAACGGCGAATTCGCGGTTGCCGCGAACTGACAGCGCTGCTAATCGTTGTATCGCGATCCGCGAATGCGAGCACGCAGTCCGCGCGAGGTCGCAATGCATCGCCGACCGACCGAACGCCTCGCGATCCGCGCGGCGACACCCCCATGCCTGTTCCCTCACCGCCACAGCGGAGCGACGCCATGTCCAACGATTCACCTCACGATGCGATCAACGACGATCATTCCGCGCCGGACGCCGATCGGCACCGCCGCCGCTTTTTGGGCCAGGCGCTGGCGATCGGCGCGGCCGGCACCGGCGCGGCCTGGTGGCCGGCGTTCGCGGTCGATGCGGCCAGTGCGCTCGCGACCTGCGCCGCGCCGCCGGCGTTTCCCGCGCAGATCCCGTTGTTCCAACAGGCGTATCGCAATTGGTCCGGAGAGATCCAGATCGATGCTCTGTGGACCTGCTCGCCGCGCAATCCCGAGGAAGTGGTCACGGTCGTCAACTGGGCACGCCAGCACGGTTACCGCGTGCGTCCGCGCGGAATGGGCCACAACTGGTCGCCGCTGAATCTCGCCCCGGATCAGACCTGCGCCGAGCGCATCGTGATGATCGATACGCTCACGCATCTGAATCGGGTGGAGATCGATCGCGGCGCGCAACCGGCGCGGGTGACGGCGCAGGCCGGCATCTCGATGCAGGACTTGCTCGCGCGCTTGGAAGAAGCCGGACTGGGTCTGGCGCATATGCCGGCGCCCGGCGATCTGAGCCTGGGCGGCGTGCTCGCCGTGGATGCGCACGGCACGGCGGTGCCCGCGCTCGGCGAAACCAGACAGAGCGGACACAGCTACGGTTCGCTGAGCAATCTGGTGTTGTCGCTGACCGCGGTGGTGTGGGATGCCGCGCGACAGGCGTACATGTTGCGCAGCTTCCGTCGCGACGAAGCCGATTGCGCCGCGTTCCTGGCGCATCTGGGCCGCGCCTTGATCGTCGAGGCGACTTTGCAGGCCGGGCCGAACCAGCGCCTGCGCTGCCAGAGCAACGTCGGTATTGCGGCGAGCGAATTGTTCGCCGCGCCCGGATCGACGGGCCGCACCTTCGCGAGTTTTCTCGACAAGTCCGGACGCGTGGAAACCATCCATTTTCCGTTCACGCGCAATCCCTGGCTCAAGGTGTGGACGCTCACGCCGGACTTGCCGCCGATGGTGCGCGAGGCCGCCACGCCGTTCAATTACCCCTTCTCCGACAGCATCCCGCCGGAGCTGACCGACCTGATCTGCGACATCAACCTGGGCGATGTCAGCCGCACGCCGGCCTTGGGCGCGTTGCAATACAGCCTGGTCAGCGCCGGCCTGATGTTCACCGCGAGCTTCGACCTTTGGGGTTGGTCGCGCAACCTCATGCTGTACGTCAAACCGAGCACCTTGCGCGTCACCGCCAACGGCTACGCGGTGATCACCTCGCGCGCGAACGTGCAACGGGTGGTGCACGAGTTCGTGTCGTTCTATCAGGCGCGCGCCGAAGCTTATCGCGCGCAAGGCAAGTTCCCGGTCAACGGGCCGGTGGAAATACGCGTGACCGGGCTGGACCGCGCGGATGAAGTCGCCGTGCGCGGCGCGGTCGAACCCTTGCTGTCGGCGGTGCGGCCGGTGCGCGACCGGCCCGAGTGGGACTGCGCGGTGTGGCTGGATCTGCTGACCCTGCCGGGCACGCCGCAGGCCGAGCCGTTCTATCGCGAAGTCGAGCAGTGGGTGTTCTCGCAGTTTTCCGGCGAGTACGCCTTGGCGCGGGTGGAGTGGAGCAAGGGCTGGGGCTACGACGCCGTCCATGGCGCGTGGAGCGATGCGGCGGTGATCGGGCAGAGCATCCCGAACTCGCTGCGTTACGGGCAGGCAGCGGATTCGGCTTGGGACGCGGCGGTGGCGATCCTCAATCGCTACGATCCGGCCCGGGTGTTTTCATCGCCGTTGCTGGACCGGTTGTTGCCTTAACGCCGTCTGCAAAAACACTTGAACGACGCCAGCGTCGATGAAGCCTCTCTCCCGTTTACGGGAGAGAGGGGTTTGAGGGCGCGGGCTGGCGAGGAAATCCTGGCAATCGCATTCGCGCCTGCGGCGCTCTTCCCCAGCCCTCTCCCGCAGCCGGGAGAGGAGGGACCCCGCATCACTGCCGCGACGCAGCAAAGTCCCGGCTCCGCCTGTTCCCCGCGCAGCGGTGGATTCTCGTCAGGGCCCGACGCCTGACCGGTCAGTCTGCCAACGTGGCACCCATCGCGCCGCCAGATTCGGCAAAACAACCACTTAGCGTTCCCGCCTGCCGTCGGCGCGCGGCCGGGAGCGGCCCGACTGTGCCCTAGCACAGGTCTATTGCTGCGCCGCGTCATGCAACGACAGGCCCGATTGTGGTTAATTTAGATCGATCCAATTTGGGGATTGGATGTGCCGGAGAGGTCCTGAGGGGGCGCTTCGGCGTTTGGCCTTAGATCGAGAGAAATCCGTTTCCAGTGTATTTCGGGACCACGGACCGGTCGCCATTGCAGTCCACTTTCCTTGGGGAGCACCGCGAAGATGAGACATTCCACCCTGCAACGCAGCGCACTGACCTGCGCCTTGTTGTCGGCCCTGTTTGCGCCTTGGGGGGCGCAGGCGGCCGCCGATCAGCCCGACCAGGCCGATCAAGCGCCGGCCGGCGCCGAAGCCGGCCAGGCCGCCGCCGCACGCAAGCCCACCGAGATCGACAAGGTCACCGTGACCGGTTCGCGCATCAAGCGCGCCGAGATCGAAGGCCCGGCGCCGGTGTTCACCATCACCGCCGCGCAGATCGAGAAGGAAGGTTTCAACACCGTCTACGACGCGCTGACCACCTTGACCGAAGCCATGGGCACGGTCGAATCCGATATCGCCTGGGGCCAGCACACGGTCAACGCCAGTCCGTTGAACCTGCGCAACATGGGCCCGGGCCGCAGCCTGCTGCTGATCAACGGCCGCCGCGTGGTCGATTACCCGCTGCCGTACCAGGGCAAGAGCAACTTCGCCAACTACAACAACATCCCGACCGCGATCGTCGAGCGCATCGAAGTGCTGGCCAGCGGCGCTTCGGCCATTTACGGCTCCGACGCGGTCGCCGGTGTGATCAACGTGATCTTGAAGAAAGATTTCCAGGGCGATCAGGTCAAGGTCCGCGGCGGTACGTCCACGCGCGGCGGCCGCGACGCGATCGATCTGTCCTGGGCCGGCGGCCGCAGCGGCGACAACTGGAGCGTCACCTACGCGCTGCAGTACTTCAAGCGCGAAGCGCTGCCGGCCGGCGAGCGCGAGTTCATGGATTCGGATTTCGACGCGCCGCCGCAGTCGCTCAATCCGCAGGACCGCAAGGTCGGCATCCTGCCCTCGGTCGGCATCCGCATGTTCAACGCCGACACCGGCGTGCGCATGGCGCCGCCGCCCGGCGCCTGCGACCAGTTCAACGGCGAGTTCTTCCTGCAGAACCGTCGCACCTACAACCGCAACACCAACACCATCAGCAACACCGGTTGGCAGTGCGGCCAGAGCGCGGTGTTCCAGCACTGGACCTTGCGCAACGGCAGCGAAGACCGCTCCGGCTACGTCTACGCCAACTACGATTTCGAAAACGGCATGCAGGGCTGGGCGACGCTGGGCGTGTGGAGCTCGCGCGGCACCAACATGACCTTCATGCCGGCGTGGAGCTCCAACGGCAGCTATTTCGACAGCGGCGTCGGCGCGAATCTTGACCTGGTGCGCTACTTCACGCCGCAGGAAATCGGCGGCGCCGAGAACGGCTACACCCATTCCGACGAGTTGTCCTGGGATCTGTCGGCCGGTCTGCGCGGCAAGTTCGGCGAGCGTTTCGACTGGGACTTCAGCATCGGCCGCGCCGAATACCGCGTCGATGAAAAATTCCCCGCGATCCTGACCGCCGAAGCCGATCGCTATTTCCTCGGCGCCAACCGCGACCGGGTCGATCAGGGCCGCTTGTGGAACCCGATCTCGCCGCAGGATTACGCCTCGATCACCACTCGCGGCAAGAACCGCGCCGAATCCTGGCTGAGCTCGGCCAACTTCATCGTCAGCGGCGACCTGTTCGAAGGCTGGGCCGGCCCGATCGGCTTCGCCGGCCAGCTCGAAGCGGCCAAACAGGGCTACAGCCTGGCGCCGGATCCGAAGTCGCTCGGCGACAACCGCCTGTACGACCAGACCGCCAACATCGACCTGGGCTCGGGCACGCGCAATCATTACGCCGCCGGCGTCGAGTTCAAGATTCCGCTGCTGAAGTCGCTGACCGCCTCGGTGGCCGGGCGCTACGACAAGTACGACGCGGTCTCCGGCGACGCCGCCAGCACCTACAACGCCGGCCTGGAATGGCGTCCCTTCAGCAATCTGCTGGTGCGCGGCACCTATGCGACCAGCTTCCGCGCGCCGGACATGCATTTCGTCTACGCCACGCCGAGCACCTCGGTCGCGGACCAGACCGATTACCTCAGCTGCCTGCGCGCGGGCCAGCAGGGCAATTGCACCTGGGACGCCGGCTTCAAGGTCGAGGACGCGGACATCTCGCGCCAGGGCACGCCGGATCTGAAGTACGAAACCGGCAGCTCGTGGACGGCCGGCTTCGTCTGGGACATCGCCGACGGCCTGTCGGTGTCCACCGACTACTGGCGCATCGAACTTGAGGACGAGATCGACGACGTCGGCGCCAACGACGTGCTGCTGGACGAGGCCTACTGCCTGACCGGCAAGACCCCGACCGGCGAAACCCGCCTGAGCCCGCCCAGCGCCGACCGCTGCAAGCTGCAGCTCGGCCGCGTGACCCGCGGCGCCGATCCCGACGGCGCCGGCCCGCTGCTCGGCCCGGTCACCGAAATCCGCACCGGCCCGATCAACCGCGCCGCGCGCAACGTCGAAGGCATCGACGCGTCGTTGAAGTACCGCCTGAACACCCAGCGTTGGGGCGATTTCAGCTTCGGCTTGAACTACACCAACCTGCTCAAGCTGGAAACGCGCACCGACGACAGCGAACAGATGCAGGAAAAGCGCACCGGCGAGCCGCGCAGCAAGTTCCGCGGCAGCGTCAACTGGCAGCGCAACAAGTGGAACGCCACCGTCTACGCCGACCGCGTCGGCAGCGTGCCCAGCGTGCGCTTCGGCGGCTGCCGCGAGTTCGCCGACGGTTACGTGCCCAGCTCCGACAACTGCGTGGACAACGATAGCGCCAGCCCGACCTACGGCCAGAAGACCGAGAAGTACTGGGGCCGCGTGGGACCGGCGATCACCTGGAACGTGAGCGCGGGTTATCAGATCACCGATAACGCCAAGATCAACGTCTACGTCAGCAACCTGTTCGACGAAGTCAACGAAGACAAGGATCCGTACAAGAAGGACTTCGCCTTCATCGCCGATCGCATCTTCAGCCCGGTGGGTCGCGAGATCGCTCTGGAATACGTGTTCGACTTCAAGTAAGCAACGCCGCGCCGCGGCGGCCGCATCGGGCCGCCGCGGCATTAGTTCACTCTTGCAGCAAGGACTCCACACACGATGGCTGGCACTCCGGTTCGACGCAGGCGCGGTACGGTTTCCACGATGGGCACGGCGCGCTCGCTCGCCAGAATCGGGCCCCTCGCCGCGGCGTTGGGCCTGGTGCTGGTGTGCGGATCGGTCGCGCAGGCGGCGCAGGCCGCGCGCGATCCGGTGCGCGAGGTCAACACCTTCATCGGCAGCAAGGACGACGGCAATACCTTTCCCGGCGCCTCGGCGCCGTTCGGCCTGATCCAGGTCAGCCCGATCGGCGATCACTACAGCGGCTGGCGCTACGACGATCCGAAGATCCGCGGCTTCGGCCACTCGTTCCTGTCCGGCGCCGGTTGCTGGGAGCAGGGCGGCGTGTTGTCGGTGCTGCCGACCACCGGCGAGATCGGTCCGGGCAAGCGTTTCGACACGAAGGAATTCAAGTCCTTCGATCAGAAGACCTACGCGTCGTCGTACAGCCACGACGGCGAAGTCGGCCAGGCCGGCTACTACAAAGTGCGCCTGACCGGCGAAGCGGCCGGCGACATCGACGCGGAAGCCACCGCGCTCACGCGGGCGGCGGCCGAGCGCTACACCTTCCCGGCCGGAGCGAAGCAGGGCACGATCCTGGTCAACACCGGACAGGCCAACGAGCGCCATCTGGTGGTCGGCAGCACCGTGCAGGTGGT is a genomic window containing:
- a CDS encoding TonB-dependent receptor plug domain-containing protein, which translates into the protein MRHSTLQRSALTCALLSALFAPWGAQAAADQPDQADQAPAGAEAGQAAAARKPTEIDKVTVTGSRIKRAEIEGPAPVFTITAAQIEKEGFNTVYDALTTLTEAMGTVESDIAWGQHTVNASPLNLRNMGPGRSLLLINGRRVVDYPLPYQGKSNFANYNNIPTAIVERIEVLASGASAIYGSDAVAGVINVILKKDFQGDQVKVRGGTSTRGGRDAIDLSWAGGRSGDNWSVTYALQYFKREALPAGEREFMDSDFDAPPQSLNPQDRKVGILPSVGIRMFNADTGVRMAPPPGACDQFNGEFFLQNRRTYNRNTNTISNTGWQCGQSAVFQHWTLRNGSEDRSGYVYANYDFENGMQGWATLGVWSSRGTNMTFMPAWSSNGSYFDSGVGANLDLVRYFTPQEIGGAENGYTHSDELSWDLSAGLRGKFGERFDWDFSIGRAEYRVDEKFPAILTAEADRYFLGANRDRVDQGRLWNPISPQDYASITTRGKNRAESWLSSANFIVSGDLFEGWAGPIGFAGQLEAAKQGYSLAPDPKSLGDNRLYDQTANIDLGSGTRNHYAAGVEFKIPLLKSLTASVAGRYDKYDAVSGDAASTYNAGLEWRPFSNLLVRGTYATSFRAPDMHFVYATPSTSVADQTDYLSCLRAGQQGNCTWDAGFKVEDADISRQGTPDLKYETGSSWTAGFVWDIADGLSVSTDYWRIELEDEIDDVGANDVLLDEAYCLTGKTPTGETRLSPPSADRCKLQLGRVTRGADPDGAGPLLGPVTEIRTGPINRAARNVEGIDASLKYRLNTQRWGDFSFGLNYTNLLKLETRTDDSEQMQEKRTGEPRSKFRGSVNWQRNKWNATVYADRVGSVPSVRFGGCREFADGYVPSSDNCVDNDSASPTYGQKTEKYWGRVGPAITWNVSAGYQITDNAKINVYVSNLFDEVNEDKDPYKKDFAFIADRIFSPVGREIALEYVFDFK
- a CDS encoding copper homeostasis protein CutC, whose protein sequence is MTRKLLEISANSLASALAAQAGGADRVELCENLREGGTTPSYGTLAVARDRLRIPLYVLIRPRGGDFLYDENDLAVMRADVETCVRLGCDGVVIGALDADGAVDAGVCAELIAAAGSLGVTFHRAFDAARDRAAALEAVIALGCERILTSGGAVDAEQGADHIAALVAQAAGRIALMAGAGVTAHNIAALAQRAQVGELHASAKAPRVSAMRYRNDGLAGLSPDWVQSDADIVRALAQALRA
- a CDS encoding N(4)-(beta-N-acetylglucosaminyl)-L-asparaginase, with translation MTSRRRFLQSSLLAAGAAALPALGAEKNTAVSTARPAAASGARVVSTWDFGVGANQAAWPVLADGGSALDAVEAGARWAEADLCNNTVGRCGNPDRDGVLTLDASIMDGDGRCGAVAALEDIAHPVTVARRVMERTPHVLLVGAGAQQFAIEQGFPKQPLLTDKARAAWNEWRKTSKYQPQINAERLDQAKPGDKTNHDTLGILAIDRSGKLAGACTTSGMAWKLHGRVGDSPIVGAGLYVDNEVGAATASGVGEEMLRNAASFLVVELMRQGRGPDEACREAIDRLVRKRPQASKTLQVCFLAINKHGEVGAHALHRGFVYAVCDANKRDALLDSPSVYTTQQT
- a CDS encoding cholesterol oxidase substrate-binding domain-containing protein, coding for MSNDSPHDAINDDHSAPDADRHRRRFLGQALAIGAAGTGAAWWPAFAVDAASALATCAAPPAFPAQIPLFQQAYRNWSGEIQIDALWTCSPRNPEEVVTVVNWARQHGYRVRPRGMGHNWSPLNLAPDQTCAERIVMIDTLTHLNRVEIDRGAQPARVTAQAGISMQDLLARLEEAGLGLAHMPAPGDLSLGGVLAVDAHGTAVPALGETRQSGHSYGSLSNLVLSLTAVVWDAARQAYMLRSFRRDEADCAAFLAHLGRALIVEATLQAGPNQRLRCQSNVGIAASELFAAPGSTGRTFASFLDKSGRVETIHFPFTRNPWLKVWTLTPDLPPMVREAATPFNYPFSDSIPPELTDLICDINLGDVSRTPALGALQYSLVSAGLMFTASFDLWGWSRNLMLYVKPSTLRVTANGYAVITSRANVQRVVHEFVSFYQARAEAYRAQGKFPVNGPVEIRVTGLDRADEVAVRGAVEPLLSAVRPVRDRPEWDCAVWLDLLTLPGTPQAEPFYREVEQWVFSQFSGEYALARVEWSKGWGYDAVHGAWSDAAVIGQSIPNSLRYGQAADSAWDAAVAILNRYDPARVFSSPLLDRLLP